The following are encoded together in the Lathyrus oleraceus cultivar Zhongwan6 chromosome 3, CAAS_Psat_ZW6_1.0, whole genome shotgun sequence genome:
- the LOC127126443 gene encoding F-box protein At2g26850, translating into MLYFLISFVSFVMILSKSFTNYKPLSSNATKLASNLFCGKLFSFLASRIKTRTSFLAFSFFQFSLFIQSPNKSLVLSKFEEDQRKVSLLDLHDLPLDCILEKLSPNELCNMAKVCKSLRKSCRSDYLWEKHMKMKWGKVFGDAAYREWKCFVASRNVKSSNQCKNQKKILHDFLPFFWIKSKAEKDMKLKLDDSIASLYLSLENGNFWFPAQVYNRENGHAGFMMSCYDAQLCYDSRTNTFQARYSPHGRWTIEENIKWERLRVPPIDSCSHVLHISDCLDDLRPGDHVEIQWRRNKEFPYGWWYSVIGHLETCQGQRNHCQCDNKDTVILEFRQYATSSRWRQTMINRKNHREEGNEIEGFYGGIRKLHSKEEITKWKKLWPTKNVE; encoded by the exons ATGCTTTACTTTCTTATATCTTTTGTCTCCTTTGTTATGATCCTTTCAAAGTCCTTTACAAATTATAAACCACTTTCATCAAATGCGACAAAACTTGCTTCAAATTTGTTTTGTGGAAAGCTTTTTAGTTTTCTAGCTTCTAGGATCAAGACAAGGACTAGTTTTCTAGCTTTTAGTTTTTTTCAATTTTCTCTTTTCATTCAATCACCAAACAAGAGTTTAGTACTATCTAAATTTGAAGAGGATCAAAGGAAAGTTTCTCTCTTGGATTTGCATGATTTGCCATTAGATTGCATCCTTGAAAAGCTTTCACCAAATGAACTATGCAATATGGCAAAAGTGTGTAAATCTCTTAGAAAAAGTTGTAGAAGTGATTATTTATGGGAGAAGCATATGAAGATGAAATGGGGTAAAGTGTTTGGTGATGCTGCTTATAGAGAATGGAAATGTTTTGTAGCTTCAAGAAACGTTAAGAGTTCAAATCAATGCAAGAATCAGAAAAAAATACTTCATGATTTTCTTCCATTCTTTTGGATTAAATCAAAAGCAGAAAAAGATATGAAGTTAAAGCTTGATGATTCTATTGCTTCTCTTTATCTTTCTCTTGAGAATGGAAATTTTTGGTTCCCTGCTCAAGTTTATAACCGTGAG AATGGTCATGCTGGGTTTATGATGTCATGCTATGATGCTCAACTTTGCTATGACTCTAGAACTAATACTTTTCAAGCAAG GTATTCACCTCATGGTAGATGGACAATTGAAGAAAACATAAAATGGGAGAGGCTAAGAGTGCCACCTATTGACTCTTGTTCACATGTTCTTCATATCTCTGATTGCTTAGATGATTTAAGACCTGGTGATCATGTTGAAATCCAATGGAGAAGAAACAAGGAGTTTCCTTATG GTTGGTGGTATAGTGTGATTGGTCATTTGGAAACATGTCAAGGACAAAGAAACCATTGTCAATGTGACAATAAAG ATACAGTGATTTTGGAGTTCAGACAGTATGCAACTAGTTCAAGATGGAGACAAACAATGATAAACAGAAAGAATCATAGAGAAGAAGGAAATGAGATTGAAGGTTTTTATGGAGGAATCAGAAAGTTACATAGCAAGGAGGAAATTACAAAGTGGAAGAAACTTTGGCCAACAAAAAATGTGGAATAG